Proteins from a single region of Antechinus flavipes isolate AdamAnt ecotype Samford, QLD, Australia chromosome 2, AdamAnt_v2, whole genome shotgun sequence:
- the ARL3 gene encoding ADP-ribosylation factor-like protein 3 yields MGLLSILRKLKSAPDQEVRILLLGLDNAGKTTLLKQLASEDISHITPTQGFNIKSVQSQGFKLNVWDIGGQRKIRPYWRNYFENTDVLIYVIDSADRKRFEETGQELAELLDEEKLSGVPVLIFANKQDLLTAAPASEIAEGLNLHTIRDRMWQIQSCSALTAEGVQDGMNWVCKNVNAKKK; encoded by the exons ATG GGTTTACTCTCAATCCTGAGGAAATTGAAGAGTGCACCAGACCAGGAGGTAAGAATTCTACTCCTGGGCTTGGATAATGCTGGCAAAACTACACTCCTGAAGCAGCTTGCATCTGAAGACATCAGTCACATTACACCTACACAG ggttTTAACATCAAAAGTGTACAGTCACAAGGTTTTAAACTGAATGTATGGGACATTGGTGGACAGAGGAAAATCAGGCCATACTGGaggaattattttgaaaatactgATGTACTT ATATATGTTATCGACAGTGCAGACAGAAAACGGTTTGAAGAGACGGGTCAG GAACTAGCTGAATTACTGGATGAAGAAAAGCTAAGTGGCGTCCCCGTGCTCATCTTTGCTAATAAGCAGGATTTGCTCACCGCAGCCCCTGCCTCAGAGATCGCAGAGGGACTGAACCTACACACGATTCGGGATAGGATGTGGCAGATCCAGTCTTGCTCAGCCCTTACAGCAGAAGGAGTACAG GACGGCATGAACTGGGTCTGCAAAAACGTCAATgctaagaagaaataa